A DNA window from Halanaerobium saccharolyticum subsp. saccharolyticum DSM 6643 contains the following coding sequences:
- a CDS encoding heavy metal translocating P-type ATPase, with product MNEKKITLKIEDMSCASCSQTVEKSLNKADGVSEAQVNFAAEKAYVTFDPQQSSRDKLIKVVENSGYSVKEEKEKISFSIDGMSCASCSAAVEKALNKSEGVYEANVNIATEKGSVQYNPEILSKNDFREIVKNSGYELAHFEDEEIEKDSENAEDELSDDMKKVKKAKKKMWGTWAFTIPIMLWMIPEMFFGVAWPNMQIFNLGMIILAIPPLFVFGRKTFITAYRAVSHGSANMDVLIAMGTGAAFITGPAVFFTPIANYAGVSAMIMAFHLTGRYIEETAKGRASQAIRKLLELGAKTATIIENGNEKEVAIEDVQPGDIMLIKPGEKIPTDGEIVEGKTTVDESMATGESMPVKRKEGDEVIGATVNQNGLIKVKATKVGKDTFLAQVVKMVEEAQGTKVPIQEFADKITGIFVPTVLVIAASTFLLWLIFPDAFREVGFWAQSFLPWVNPELGTFTLAIFATIAVLVIACPCALGLATPTALMVGSGIGAENGVLIRKGEAIQTMKDVHTIVFDKTGTITKGKPEVTDIIAAPESSDQELLQLAASVEAGSEHPLGEAIVRGAKDREIDVKEIKKFNSVTGKGVKAEVDGKEVLVGSRKLMESNKIATADFEDELQRLENEAKTAMLAAADGKMLGIVAVADALKEDSIQAIAELKKLGLETAMITGDNQRTAEAIAKEVGIDHVVAEVMPDGKVDKVKELQSEFGVIAMVGDGINDAPALTQANVGIAIGTGTDIAIESSDITLVRGDLSSVITAVKLSRATFKKIKQNLFWAFFYNLIAIPVAILGLLHPVIAEMAMATSSISVVTNANLLRRENVQADYK from the coding sequence ATGAATGAAAAGAAAATCACTTTAAAAATAGAGGATATGAGCTGTGCAAGCTGTTCTCAGACAGTAGAAAAATCTCTAAACAAAGCGGATGGAGTAAGTGAGGCACAGGTTAACTTTGCGGCTGAAAAAGCATATGTAACTTTTGATCCGCAGCAAAGCAGCAGAGATAAGCTGATCAAGGTTGTTGAAAATAGCGGTTATAGTGTTAAAGAAGAAAAAGAAAAGATTTCTTTTAGTATAGATGGTATGAGCTGTGCCAGTTGTTCGGCAGCAGTAGAAAAAGCTCTAAACAAAAGTGAAGGAGTTTATGAAGCCAATGTAAATATTGCTACTGAAAAAGGTAGTGTTCAATATAATCCAGAAATTCTAAGTAAAAATGATTTTCGAGAAATTGTTAAGAATTCTGGTTATGAGCTGGCCCATTTTGAAGATGAAGAAATCGAGAAAGACAGTGAGAATGCTGAGGATGAACTCAGTGATGATATGAAAAAAGTTAAGAAAGCAAAGAAGAAAATGTGGGGTACATGGGCCTTTACAATCCCTATCATGCTCTGGATGATTCCGGAGATGTTCTTTGGAGTTGCCTGGCCAAATATGCAGATTTTTAATTTAGGAATGATTATCCTGGCAATCCCACCACTTTTTGTTTTTGGACGTAAAACATTTATTACTGCTTACAGAGCAGTTAGTCATGGAAGTGCAAATATGGATGTACTGATAGCAATGGGTACTGGTGCAGCTTTTATTACTGGACCTGCAGTTTTCTTTACTCCAATTGCCAATTATGCAGGAGTTTCAGCAATGATTATGGCCTTTCATTTAACAGGACGTTATATTGAAGAAACTGCCAAAGGTAGGGCTTCTCAGGCAATTCGAAAACTATTGGAGCTGGGAGCTAAAACTGCAACAATTATTGAGAATGGAAATGAAAAAGAGGTTGCAATTGAGGATGTACAGCCTGGAGATATTATGCTGATTAAACCAGGAGAAAAAATACCTACTGATGGAGAAATTGTTGAAGGTAAGACCACAGTTGATGAGTCAATGGCAACTGGAGAATCAATGCCTGTTAAGAGAAAAGAGGGAGATGAAGTAATTGGTGCTACTGTTAATCAGAATGGATTAATTAAAGTTAAAGCCACAAAAGTTGGCAAAGATACTTTCCTGGCTCAGGTAGTAAAAATGGTAGAGGAAGCTCAGGGAACCAAAGTTCCTATTCAGGAATTTGCTGATAAGATAACAGGAATCTTTGTCCCAACAGTTTTAGTTATAGCAGCCTCAACCTTTTTATTATGGTTGATCTTTCCTGATGCTTTTAGAGAAGTTGGATTTTGGGCTCAATCTTTTCTGCCCTGGGTTAATCCGGAACTGGGAACATTTACTTTAGCAATTTTTGCAACAATTGCTGTTTTAGTAATTGCCTGTCCTTGTGCTTTAGGCCTGGCAACTCCAACTGCATTAATGGTTGGGAGTGGAATTGGAGCTGAAAATGGAGTTCTAATCCGTAAAGGTGAAGCAATCCAGACAATGAAAGATGTACACACAATTGTTTTTGACAAAACGGGAACCATTACCAAGGGTAAACCTGAGGTAACAGATATAATTGCGGCACCTGAAAGTAGTGATCAAGAATTACTTCAGTTAGCTGCAAGTGTAGAAGCAGGTTCTGAACACCCTCTAGGAGAGGCAATAGTCCGAGGCGCTAAAGATAGAGAAATTGATGTAAAAGAAATTAAAAAATTCAACTCTGTTACCGGTAAAGGAGTTAAAGCAGAAGTTGACGGTAAGGAAGTACTTGTTGGAAGTAGAAAATTAATGGAATCTAATAAGATAGCTACAGCTGATTTTGAAGATGAATTACAGCGACTGGAAAATGAAGCTAAAACGGCAATGCTGGCTGCAGCTGATGGTAAAATGCTTGGAATAGTTGCTGTAGCAGATGCCTTAAAAGAAGATTCGATACAAGCAATTGCCGAACTTAAAAAACTGGGCTTAGAAACAGCAATGATTACTGGTGATAATCAGCGAACAGCCGAGGCAATAGCTAAAGAGGTAGGAATTGATCATGTAGTTGCTGAAGTAATGCCAGATGGTAAGGTAGATAAGGTAAAAGAACTGCAATCTGAATTTGGTGTTATTGCTATGGTTGGTGATGGGATTAATGATGCACCTGCTTTAACTCAGGCAAATGTTGGAATAGCAATAGGGACTGGGACAGATATTGCAATTGAATCTTCAGATATAACACTTGTTAGAGGAGATTTATCTTCTGTAATTACAGCAGTTAAACTTTCGCGGGCTACTTTCAAAAAAATCAAACAAAATTTATTTTGGGCATTTTTCTACAACTTAATTGCTATACCTGTTGCAATTTTAGGTTTGCTGCATCCGGTAATTGCAGAGATGGCAATGGCTACAAGCTCAATTAGTGTTGTGACAAATGCTAATTTATTAAGACGCGAAAATGTTCAAGCAGATTACAAGTAA
- a CDS encoding metal-sensitive transcriptional regulator, translated as MNSLCELDKKELINRLRRIEGQVRGLQRMVNEEKYCVDILHQINAVQGGLKNVGLKILDKHVHGCVQRAVRNEEGDEIIDELMEVLAKFTD; from the coding sequence ATGAATTCATTATGTGAACTGGATAAGAAGGAATTAATAAATCGGTTAAGAAGAATAGAAGGTCAGGTTCGTGGACTGCAGCGGATGGTTAATGAAGAGAAATATTGTGTTGATATTTTACATCAGATTAATGCTGTACAAGGTGGGTTAAAAAATGTTGGACTTAAAATTTTGGATAAACACGTTCATGGCTGTGTGCAGCGGGCAGTTAGAAATGAAGAAGGAGACGAAATTATAGATGAATTAATGGAGGTTCTAGCTAAGTTTACTGATTAA
- a CDS encoding Dps family protein, which yields MKNYEKMNTYLANLAVLNTKLHNLHWNVEGKQFMQVHLFTEDLYTDFFEKYDAVAEILKMKGESPLVKLSEYQEASTIEELDSKKFGVDEVLNIVLADLKEMKKLAEEIRNDADEAGDFEVVGEFEEHVAGYSQNIWFVRSMVA from the coding sequence ATGAAAAATTACGAAAAAATGAACACTTATTTAGCAAATTTAGCGGTATTAAATACTAAATTACACAACTTACACTGGAATGTAGAAGGAAAGCAATTTATGCAGGTACATCTCTTTACTGAAGATCTATATACTGATTTCTTTGAAAAATATGATGCAGTAGCAGAAATTCTTAAAATGAAAGGCGAATCACCTTTAGTCAAGCTTAGTGAATATCAAGAAGCTTCTACTATTGAAGAATTAGACTCTAAAAAATTCGGTGTAGATGAAGTATTGAATATAGTACTAGCTGATTTGAAAGAAATGAAAAAATTAGCTGAAGAAATTAGAAATGATGCTGATGAAGCTGGTGACTTCGAAGTAGTTGGGGAATTCGAAGAGCATGTAGCTGGCTACAGCCAAAATATCTGGTTTGTTCGTTCTATGGTAGCTTAA